In the genome of Halosolutus amylolyticus, the window CCCCGCTCTCGTCGGCTCGATCATGATTCTGATCGTCGTCGCGATCATGGCGTTCCCGGTCGGCCTCGGCGCCGCGATCTACCTCGAGGAGTACGCACCGAATCAGGGACTGGCCGGAAAACTGGTCGAACTCATCGAGATCAACATCGCGAACCTCGCGGGCGTCCCCTCCGTGGTCTACGGCGTTCTCGGTCTCGCGCTGTTCGTCCGCGGGATCGGGTTACGACCTGGGATCGTCATCGTCGGCGGGTTGACTATCGGATTGCTGATCCTTCCCATCGTCATCGTCTCCGCACAGGAAGCGATCCGCGCCGTTCCCGACTCGCTGCGGCAGGCGTCCTACGGGATGGGCGCGACCCGATGGCAGACCGTCCGCAACGTCGTTCTGCCGCGAGCGGCACCGGGAATCTTTACCGGGACGATTCTCGCGTTCGGCCGAGCGATCGGCGAGACGGCGCCGCTGCTGATGATCGGGATCGCGGCCGTCGTTCGCGTCTCGCCGAACTCCTTTTTCGGACTGACCGGCGCGATGCCGCGCCAGATCTTCACGTGGTCGCGGCTCATCGCCACCGACTTCCGGTACGGAGTCCTCGCGGCGGGGGTCGTCACCCTGCTCGTCGTGATGTTGATGATGAACGGGACGGCGATCGTGCTACGGAACAAGTACCAGCGACAGGACTGAACGACTCATGAGCTACGACACGACATCCGAAACCGACAGCAACACCGAATCGCGACCAGCCAGCGAGACGAAAGACGAGAGCCTGATCAGTACGTCGATCGACGTCGACGGTCGCGAACGAGCCCCGAGCGCCGGGGACCCGATCGTCGAAACCCACGATCTCGACGTCTACTACGGGGACGAACAGGCCATTCGGAGCGTCGAGATGGCCATTCCCGAGAACCAGGTGACGGCGCTGATCGGCCCCTCCGGCTGCGGCAAGTCGACGGTCCTGCGATCGATTAACCGGATGAACGACCTGATCGACGTCGCCCGCGTCGACGGCGCGATCGAGTTCGACGGCAAGAACGTCTACGACGACGATGTCGATCCGGTCGCCCTGCGCCGCAAGATCGGGATGGTGTTTCAGCAACCCAATCCCTTCCCCAAGTCGATCTACGAGAACGTCGCGTACGGCCTGAGAATCCAGGGAATCGACGA includes:
- the pstB gene encoding phosphate ABC transporter ATP-binding protein PstB; translation: MSYDTTSETDSNTESRPASETKDESLISTSIDVDGRERAPSAGDPIVETHDLDVYYGDEQAIRSVEMAIPENQVTALIGPSGCGKSTVLRSINRMNDLIDVARVDGAIEFDGKNVYDDDVDPVALRRKIGMVFQQPNPFPKSIYENVAYGLRIQGIDDDVDERVERALERAALLEEVEGRLDESGLDLSGGQQQRLCIARAIAPDPEVILMDEPASALDPIATSKIEDLIADLAEEYTVVIVTHNMQQAARISDKTAVFLTGGELVEFDDTAKIFENPEHDRVEDYITGKFG